The genomic region AACAGCAACCTGCCAGTCAAGCCATAGTTAAACCCAGACTCAAAGTGGGTTACGACACTGGCATCCCTGATCATGTTAAGGGCTATGGTGCAATGAGCCATTGTGACCCTACTGCCCTCAATGTGGTTCGTATTCGCAATCCAACCACTATAGCCAGTCAACTCCCGAGCAATGACCATCGAGAACAAAGCCCTCAGGTCAGCCTCGCATGCCGCTATCAACCCCTCCTCATTAAGCCTAGCCAACGCCAAACATGGCGTGACCCCATGCTTAATTAGGTATGGGAAGCAGTTAATGGCGAAGGCATCGTACTTACCGTAGAGACTACGCATGGCAGCATAAATCTTACCAACATCCCTAAGCCTCTCATCACTGACCTCAAACCTAGCCCTACCTTTAATGTAATTCATGAACTCTACGGCCAATTTCTCATCAGCATTATTAATCATGTCCTCAAGGCTCTCCATAGGTACGGCATCAACCCTAGCCTCAAACCTATCCTCAAAGGTCCTAGCCACACTATCCTTAGCCCCAACACCAAGCAAGGCAACCCTAATACCGAGTATGGAGGCTATGGCCCTGGCAATCCTAAGTGCATGGTCAATACGACCCAAGTCCTTAAGATGAAGTATCCCCGAGTCAATCCCAACCTCACTAAGTAGAGCCCTTGCGTCAAGGGCCGAGGCAAGGCTATTAAGACCTGGATGAGAAACAAGCAGTAACCTACGTAGACCATAATCCTCAGCGAACTCCCTAACAAGGCGACTAACACCACCTGACAGTATTAAGGCGACGACGAATGTATTACTAATGTTCAATCCCCTTAACTCATCAGTACTTGATACGATCCTATCAACACCCTCAATAGCGGGTAGCCTGTTCCTATGTAGTGGTGAGACGAAGCCCAGTACAACGATCCTCCTCATACACCTAATAATTCTCAAGGGCCTTCATAAACAGTTCTGGGTCAATATTGCCGCCGGTAACCATTACAACGACCTTCTTACCCACCAACTGATTCCTCAACTTCATGGCAGCAGCCAACGCAGCAGCACCCGCAGGCTCCGCAACCTGCCCAGCGTTAAGGGCTAATTCCTTAATGGCCCTGAGCATCTCATCATCACTAACAAGAACCACATCATCAATCCTACCCCTCAATATGCTGAACGGCAACTCATAAGCCCTAGCCGTGGCCAAGCCCTCGGCAATAGTCCTAGCGTAACCCGTGGAGACCAACCTACCCTCCTTAAGCGATAGGTAAACGCTCGGCGCGCCCTCCGCCTGTACGCCTATGACCTTAATTGATGGGTTAACAGACTTATAAACAATCACGGCACTCGAAGCCCCCGAGCCACCGCCTATTGGGTTAATCACCACATCAACGTCGGGCAGGTCCTCAATAACCTCTAGATGCATTGTACCAACCCCCGGGTAGAGTAGCGGCTCATTGGTACTATGCACGAATAGCAAGCCCTCCCTATTGGCAAGGCTCATTGCGTAGTCCAAGGCCTCATCAAACACCTTACCGTGAAATACTATCTCGGCGCCCAGGTCCTTCAAAGCCTCAAC from Vulcanisaeta distributa DSM 14429 harbors:
- a CDS encoding fucose isomerase, whose amino-acid sequence is MRRIVVLGFVSPLHRNRLPAIEGVDRIVSSTDELRGLNISNTFVVALILSGGVSRLVREFAEDYGLRRLLLVSHPGLNSLASALDARALLSEVGIDSGILHLKDLGRIDHALRIARAIASILGIRVALLGVGAKDSVARTFEDRFEARVDAVPMESLEDMINNADEKLAVEFMNYIKGRARFEVSDERLRDVGKIYAAMRSLYGKYDAFAINCFPYLIKHGVTPCLALARLNEEGLIAACEADLRALFSMVIARELTGYSGWIANTNHIEGSRVTMAHCTIALNMIRDASVVTHFESGFNYGLTGRLLFNDVTGVSVSSDFRRMGIFSARVVESGLLSDRMCRTQAILDLGINSSVILRLAPYNHHVIIPGNVVRELETIAGVFGMEVVKYTP
- a CDS encoding threonine ammonia-lyase, which translates into the protein MFSLSDVYRARQVIIRYLPRTPLVYSRQLSRLLGFDVYLKLENLQPTRAFKVRGGVYFAMVRRDEAQRKGLIAASTGNHAQSVAYAGKLIGARVVIVMPEGVSRVKVEALKDLGAEIVFHGKVFDEALDYAMSLANREGLLFVHSTNEPLLYPGVGTMHLEVIEDLPDVDVVINPIGGGSGASSAVIVYKSVNPSIKVIGVQAEGAPSVYLSLKEGRLVSTGYARTIAEGLATARAYELPFSILRGRIDDVVLVSDDEMLRAIKELALNAGQVAEPAGAAALAAAMKLRNQLVGKKVVVMVTGGNIDPELFMKALENY